tatagacttttcttgaaaccttttatgtatgttcttatattcgtgttaatgaatgcataaatgacagataacagtagaggagtaggaaaatatttataaatactttaatacatagaaaacacccatgactcagaaacaaatatccatgctcatcacgcgaataaatgcccttaccaggatttgaacccgggaccatcagcttcgtaggcagggtcactacccactaggccaaaccggtcgtcgaatatattaaaacataacTTGACCGTATCATATGGTCAGGTCCCTATTACGTTTTCCAATATAAGcccattaattaattatttatcagCAAATGAAGGGAAAAGATGGAGGATGTTATAGCTACCGAACTTCCATACATGTTGTGGACTCGACTGTACCAATTTCTCTCTAATTCTTGTTTttgactaaaattaaaatttagtttagtatttgacCTTgttgtcaaaataataatatttaatatcttaTTTCAGGTATGAAACGCAAGACGGCACATACAGAAGGGAAGATGGCGGCTTCGTGAACGGACCAGATGGATCTCTCGTGGTCCGGGGTGAATACGGCTATATAGACCCGAGCGGCCGCCCCTTCGCCTTGCGGTACATTGCCGACGCCAACGGTTTCCAACCCGTGTTAGACGACGACACGAGATTCAACGATAGAAGGATCTTATGAAATAATCTTTGTTTATTGTAGATAACGAATATTgttgaaaaattataattttattaaacaaactGATCAGTAATCAAAAGgtttcatattaaaatttatataagtgTAATAAATACTTCAATAGGAACATGGATAAAGTCTATACCATGATACAAATAAGTGCTTTATTTATAAAGAACTCATCCACGTGAGGAACGTGTTAAAACAAACGTTATTTTTTAACACCACGCTACTAAtaacatagataaataagttaagcatagagtgcttaGTCCATTGATAAAAACTtacttgtaataaaatgttatctaaataagtataaaGTATTAAACGAGTttgaaatttattaataatacgttttaccatacaatctattatttattgagTAGGTAAGGAAACTGATGCATGAAGTGAGCCTtttaagtttacttatttttagatttctgtaccccaaatgaaaaaaatggaacccttataggatcactttgttatcCGTCTATCCGTCCACCCATCTATCTGTCTgccaagaccctttatctcgggaacgtttggaggtatcgagttgaaattaaaaccatatactcaagtctacagccccttgaagctgtaaaaaaaaaaacaaattcctaagttaacgtaaaaaaatatatagccgTTTATGCCACAAGTAACGTATATTTCTACACCTTCAAGGAAATCTATTTTTTATGCTAATAAGAGACAGACCCCGTCATTATCACGATGTCCATAAAATTTAAAGTCCATAAAATTCACAGGAAGAGTCGCTAATGATTACGCTATTTACATACGTGCTTTCTTGTTATGTTTACTAAAATTGCTTTAACTATTAATACAACTCTGAATGACTGCATCAGTGTCAACACAACGGTCAGTTTAGGACGATAACTACAGACCGTCAGTTTAAAAGTTACATAATGACAATATTACGACACTTTTGATATATAAACGAAATGATTCACCCAAATACTTGAGCTAAATTTCACTTTTGTTTTAGATGATAGTTACAATAGAATTTTTATTACAATCGATAACCTTTCATCGAATTTCAATTTATGGTTTTATGCTACGTTTCACAATAACATTTGGTTTAATGTATAACTTGAAATTGTTGAATTTATCACACTTTAGATTGAAGAGAAAAACGTTTcctatttagatttttatataaatatatttacggATACAATAAATAGGACTTGAGAAAAACAGTTTAAAAGCTACGATAACCTGATGACGCGGACTGTCATATCTAACATTTAAATGATTAAACGTTATTGCAGCTAACTAACTAAAATGATTAAAACAGCGATTCATCTTGTTGCTCTAATGGTAAGTGAAGTTTATTCGAGTAAATGCAGCTATCTTAATACTCTCCCTTTACACTCGGCTTGGAATGAACGTGATAGTTgtctttgaaaaaaatattctgcgTATGTCAATATTAACAAACCGCTTAAGACTTTAAAAGCACTGCCAcaaatttcttgcggtttcagtctTGCAAGTGCGTGCGATTATGAAGCATGCCGTGCGTTACCCTTCTTGCGgttctgaaaccgcaagaaattaatcgtaGTGCTTTTTAACCTTAAGTGTGCAATCAACACCGATCGAAAAATGAGTAAGGTTCATGCGTCGGTCTTAGTGTTGGTTTAGACTCGAGTTGTTTAAGTCCTCTCCTTTAAAACGCGACTCAGATTTTCAGACTCTTCAATtaagtctaaactcgagttattttcaacttttagagacccgagtcttttgtagacTTGAGTGAAATGAAACactaaatttttttgtttgcaaaatttcgtaATGCATTGCCTTTAAGTAATATTTGTGGATTAGgtacacaaataatacaataacgcaTAATTCCTTAACTGCTATTTagttaaaacctataaaattgttgccggagtctttattcggaggctagagtccttttgagttgctcTTAAAAAATGACTCAATAAAGGATtcgcctcgggacttaaaagactaaaaagttatacaagcaccgagtctcgtaaaaacgagtcgagttctttaaattcagactcaaaagactcgaacTCCTACCAACACTAGTCGGTCTATGCAATTCGGGTGCAGCATCGGTAGATTGTCTGTAAATTATTGTTAAATCTAGTAGTATGCAAACGGTGAGTAGGTTCATAAATAAccatagttaaataaatgcttCATAAACAGTAGTCAACAGTaggtataggacattattaattACTCGTATCATATACGTACTGTATAAGTGatcaatataataattatcagtataaTACGGTACACTGGTTTTATCCccttaattttataattgtgtTAGTTTGTATATCTGAACTTTTTATAAACGGTTCCTTTTGCTTAATGTGCAATAAGTACCTTTTTATCAGAATTTCTGTCGGAATTTCAGATAAAAAGGGCCTTATtggatggtcccgggttcaaatcctggtaagggcatgtatttgagtgatgagcatggatatttgttcctgagtcatgggtgttttctatgtatttaagtatttataaatatttatatattatatatatcgttgtctaagtaccctcaacacaagccttattgagcttactgtgggacttagtcaatttgtgtaataatgtcctataatatatttatatatcctataatatatttatttattgccctTGAAGCATAACAATCCTTCTGTGATGAAAAGCCACAattagtaccataatattatgAACGAATAGCCAATTTAAAAGATATTTGTAACTTATGTATAATTGTTCATTTATAAAACCATTTTAACCTTCCACAAATTAATTCTGACATTTAAGAGGAAATATTATTGGATGGCATCATAAATACGAGTACAAACATCAAATGATTACTGgccacatttataaaaaaaatgactaaattaaaaaaaaaccctcaaATTGACTATTTCATAAGCCATCTAGTTAACATCACACATTTTGCGGTACTCATCATGTTACTTCAATAACTACAATTTTGAATCTTAAAGgctaaataatatgtattaaaataaataattgcaatAAACTAACCATAATCATCGTGCCATTTTAGGTTCATCACAACCTCTTGAAGCCGGCCGGTGCTGTCATTTACACATAGTAAGTGGTATATTGCTAAATATCGCGTCAAATGAGTTTATTTTTGTACGATCATGCTTAcctgtctgtcaagaccttATTCCTATTATAATAAGGTCTTTAAATGCTGAGTTGAGTCTATGTGCATGTAAAGGTTAACAGTCACTTGTTTTTGCTTTAGCGAGGATGTCGAGTTGAGGAGAATTTTCCCTAACGAGTTTCCACAAGATACTGTCCGGAAAACTGGGCGCGTTGATGCTGAAGtaagaatttttatttatatcgggtaattaattaaagaaataactAGGTAAGTAGGTTTGGCTGAAATGGTTGACAAAATATCTCCCATTACTTCacgtattattttaacttatgaATGTAGCAGACACCTTCATAAGGTTTAAACATGtcttgcggcccgattcgaactttgagaTACATCAAATGTTATGTCTAAGTACggtatggatcggatatgtcagtgttaaaagtggcGTTTTTGTTTTGTGCTATCCATATAGTatatagacctaatatttgacatattttaaagtttaaattggGCCGAACGACTGTTGTTTTGCATGTACACGAAGTTGTAGTAATATTTGGACATCTAGTAGGTACCTAGCAACCTACATATTTCAATGGTATACATACCATCGCACAAAATGTTTATCTCACAGCCATTACATAAACTAATATATATGTAGACACATACTTTATTTTACTCCCGAAACAAGTTACAAACAATTGCAGGAATTATATTATTAGCATACACTTCAGATCTAGACTAAGTATAACTCTATAAACATGTGTGCACAAAAGGATAAgaatttagtaatttttatatattattacatataacattaatatttaagCACTTGGGTCGTTATGCTGAGCTCCGGCATTATTTCCTGCATCCGATGTCTGCACTCAACAGCCCTTTTGAAGAATTGGTTTGCTATGGCGAACAAGGAAAAAGggtaatattatttactttcaaaagCATAACATACGAATATCAATTAAGTTTTGTCATTTGggcattattttaatgtttattacttTAAAGTAATGCCCAAATGTCGTATTTTATCCTCGACACCGCtttcactaaataaaatgatgGGCAAAAGTTCAGCACTCCCTAGGAAAGCTTAAtttagggtaacggcggctattaacgcgggtatcaaaatcgacgtctaacaccgcggtgtttacaaatactcattttgcaagcaaacagatctattccctaagaaataaagcatacacaaaacaagctcattcattggtctatcgtgcccattagtgtgcatttgtgtgagtgtaacaaaaaactcgcgattcgtcagtttgtgcgacggcggcgcaagaaccggttgttccatacagacgcgtgacaccacaggtaagtgcactccaatcttacttagtgttttacgtaatagttatggcaaataaactagtgcaatgccttttaagaggttgtgtattgttttctacacgattttgagttacttttaacttagtttttgaccgggaaatacgtttaaaattgaaaataaaatacagcggtgataggcgccaattatttatgtggtaagtaattccgtggtatgccacggtaataaaaaaagtggcagttttgttatttactctttagttttggtacaaattatcaattttataatttcttttatttattccaatcttgatctattcacgctattaaagagctatttccgtggtatggaaagtattcaactaacccttaatttttgacaaaaacttcagcaccgatttccttatTTCTATGGgtacccttaatctgtcaacttttttttattttgagttaaaacctaaaatttacttgccagttatgtgattttgtctttacaagaagcttgtaatatacgtgtttgatttgatttgaaaaaccatctgtgttttattctttttatgggtcggaattaggtttaattaaactccaaattaagcctattaccgatggtatgatcagattaccctcggtaatagaatgtatagaaatctattaccgacccagagaaatatcgaatgggtcggtaataggatcttaaagagttatctattaccgagtgactatttggtattgtattgaaatatcgcatttagggtaccgcaagtacagatttcgttgataaaatttagacttcagttatcattatcagatttaaattcttctgttttctgattcagttattactctgacaaggaagggtacccaactgccggacagttccgataaattttttttttatataattttatttatatagtagttcaatatctcagacatgatttttttagctataagaatcagcaataagaaaagtactgtgatttgttcattataaacgggtaaattataacacataatatgtgagagactttatttaacttaattaccttatcaaaaatattagaattaaaaattttcatgtttttatatatagtcgaaattttatgaggtggacgtttaccatttcactgtggtaaactttcactcaggtagtaaacgtccagcttataaaattttgactataatttacgctgtgccttatgagaaaatgttacttacttgttttttttgtgcagctaattgtCAGTAAGACacattcttatcaatctttatagcatttaaaaattactttatttaataacaggcaggcctatttgtcatatacgtccttagtaaaactttactaacaataatttttgttgttttacatgtaaaacattcaacttataacttgttatacaggtactcgtgggtacttggtaagttaactatttaatagtatttgattgtgccaaagtgtaataataatctcttcgaatatatctcttatttttaaacatactcctatagttttattttttatttttgtgtcattattaaacttaatgacacaaaaataatatacagaacccacgtcgttattattgttttaaccctcggtattaggtttcgaattttgagtttggtttctattaacgagtgcagaaaaatcatgccaattgtaccctcggtaatgaaagctcaattcgcgataatagaatcacagcctggcccttgccacggtaatagaagatttggtcattttggcttcaaaaaatattttaatacatataataacccaaaatgaatccaaaaacgtgtgaaacggaaagttcattaaatgctctgatgaaaaaaaaatattcctggctgttagacagcattgatacccttaatttttggatctcttttgaaaagttccttaactaccacggtaataggtgcctttaccctattgTTCCTatagattatttttacgctGATGAACATAATTTAAAACGTATTATAACTACTAGATACTGCATGGGAGCACTCTCTGTATTTATGCGAGATTTAAGAAAATTGCTTTTCCTgtaaattac
This portion of the Cydia pomonella isolate Wapato2018A chromosome 7, ilCydPomo1, whole genome shotgun sequence genome encodes:
- the LOC133520080 gene encoding endocuticle structural glycoprotein ABD-5-like isoform X1 → MFNAQVKASLFVAAVASSIIISIIIPTCCGLEAQLKKYVFNNNGLGTYSFEYETQDGTYRREDGGFVNGPDGSLVVRGEYGYIDPSGRPFALRYIADANGFQPVLDDDTRFNDRRIL
- the LOC133520080 gene encoding endocuticle structural glycoprotein ABD-5-like isoform X2, coding for MVKASLFVAAVASSIIISIIIPTCCGLEAQLKKYVFNNNGLGTYSFEYETQDGTYRREDGGFVNGPDGSLVVRGEYGYIDPSGRPFALRYIADANGFQPVLDDDTRFNDRRIL